In Pseudomonas cannabina, the genomic window TGGGATACCATGCCGCTGCGCGAGCTGGATGGCACGGTGGTTTCGGTCAACGGCTGGTCGGTTATCCTGACCCTGACGGCTGACCGTCACCCCAATGATCCGCAATACCTCGACGCCAATGGCCGTTATGACATCAAGCGTGACTGGGAAGATCGTCATGGCCGCGCACGCATGTGCTACTGGTACTCGCGTACCGGCAAGGACTGGATCTTTGGTGGTCGTGTAATGGCCGAGGGGGTATCGCCCACCACTCGAAAGTGGGCGGGCACACCCATACTGTTGAATGACAAAGGCGATATTGATCTTTATTACACCTGCGTCACACCCGGCGCAGCGATCGCCAAAGTACGTGGCCGTATTGTGACGTCCGATCAGGGCGTGGAGTTGAAAGACTTTACCCAGGTCAAAAAACTGTTCGAGGCCGACGGAACGTATTATCAAACCGAAGCGCAGAACTCGAGCTGGAACTTTCGCGATCCCAGTCCGTTCATTGATCCTAATGACGGCAAGTTGTACATGGTGTTTGAAGGCAATGTCGCCGGTGAACGCGGCTCGCACACAGTAGGGGCTGCCGAACTTGGCCCTGTGCCGCCGGGTCATGAAGACGTGGGGGGTGCCAGATTCCAAGTGGGTTGTATCGGTCTGGCGGTTGCAAAAGATCTCAGTGGCGAAGAGTGGGAAATACTTCCGCCATTGGTGACGGCCGTCGGCGTGAACGATCAGACCGAGCGCCCGCACTATGTCTTTCAAGACGGCAAGTATTACTTGTTCACCATCAGTCACAAGTTTACGTATGCCGAAGGTCTTACAGGGCCAGACGGTGTCTACGGTTTTGTCGGCGAACATTTGTTCGGTCCGTACCGGCCAATGAACGCTTCCGGCCTGGTGCTCGGCAATCCGCCCGAGCAGCCTTTCCAGACGTATTCGCACTGCGTCATGCCGAACGGTCTGGTGACTTCGTTCATCGACAGCGTGCCCACCGAAGGCGAGGATTATCGTATCGGCGGGACCGAAGCGCCGACGGTGAGAATCCTCTTGAAAGGGGATCGCTCGTTCGTGCAGGAAGAATATGACTACGGTTATATTCCTGCGATGAAAGACGTGCAACTGAGCTGACAGGCCGCTCCCATACGATGCCTGAAGAACGCCTGTGAGAGCAGGCGTTCTTCGTTCACTCAGAACCCTTTACAAAGGAGATACCGCAATGGCAACTGCGAACAAAAACCTCAAGGCGACTTGGGTCGCGACAGTTACGAATCTTGACTGGCCGTCAGTCTCATCTGTGGCCATCACTGATGAGGCTGCACGTGTCAGTAAACAGAAAGAAGAATTGACCGGCATTCTTGATGAGATTGTGGCAATGAAAATGAATGCCATCATATTCCAGGTTGTTCCCTGCGCAGATGCATTCTACGCATCAGACCTGCTTCCATGGTCGAAGTATCTGACGGGTACGCTCGGGAAGAATCCCGGCTTTGACCCACTGGCTTATGCTATCGAGCAGGCGCATGCACGCAATATTGAGCTGCACGCATGGGTGAACCCGTACCGCCTATCAATGAACGCCAGCGACGCCACAATCGAAGAGCTGAACAACTCATCATCTGACTCCCCGGCCAGTGTGTTTAAAACGCATCCTGAATGGACGGGAACCGCAGCGAACCGCTTTGTTCTCAACCCCGGCATACCTGAAGTTCAGACGTGGGTTAGTAGTATTGTTGAAGAAATTGTCACTAAATACGATGTTGATGCCATTCAATTCGATGATTATTTTTATAATGAAACTGCAAGCTCGCTGCTGCAGGATGATGCCACCTACCAGAAATACAACACTAACTTTACCACGAAGGCCGACTGGCGGCGGAATAACACTTATTCGCTGGTTGATACATGCCATAAGAAAATAGCCGCCGTAAAAGCAGATGTCTTGTTTGGCGTCAGCCCGGCAGGCGTCTGGCGGAATAAATCTGACGACCCGCTGGGGTCCGATACGCAGGCCGGTGCGTCTAATTACGATTTCGCGTATGCAGACACACGGAAATGGGTCATTGACGGCATCATTGATTATATCGCCCCGCAGGTCTACTGGCCGTTTGCCCGTGAGGTTGCCCGTTATGATGCCATCACACAGTGGTGGGCGGATACGGTCAGCGGAACCGGCACAGCATTATATATTGGTATGGCTCTGTATAAAGTGGGAACGGCATCAGAAACCGAGCCCGACTGGACTGTCGAGGGGGGCGTGCCTGAAATTACCCGTCAGCTTGACCTGAATGATTCTCTGACTGAGG contains:
- a CDS encoding glycoside hydrolase family 68 protein gives rise to the protein MSVSLAGNINYEPTVWSRADALKVNENDPTTTQPLVSADFPVMSDTVFIWDTMPLRELDGTVVSVNGWSVILTLTADRHPNDPQYLDANGRYDIKRDWEDRHGRARMCYWYSRTGKDWIFGGRVMAEGVSPTTRKWAGTPILLNDKGDIDLYYTCVTPGAAIAKVRGRIVTSDQGVELKDFTQVKKLFEADGTYYQTEAQNSSWNFRDPSPFIDPNDGKLYMVFEGNVAGERGSHTVGAAELGPVPPGHEDVGGARFQVGCIGLAVAKDLSGEEWEILPPLVTAVGVNDQTERPHYVFQDGKYYLFTISHKFTYAEGLTGPDGVYGFVGEHLFGPYRPMNASGLVLGNPPEQPFQTYSHCVMPNGLVTSFIDSVPTEGEDYRIGGTEAPTVRILLKGDRSFVQEEYDYGYIPAMKDVQLS
- a CDS encoding glycoside hydrolase family 10 protein, which codes for MATANKNLKATWVATVTNLDWPSVSSVAITDEAARVSKQKEELTGILDEIVAMKMNAIIFQVVPCADAFYASDLLPWSKYLTGTLGKNPGFDPLAYAIEQAHARNIELHAWVNPYRLSMNASDATIEELNNSSSDSPASVFKTHPEWTGTAANRFVLNPGIPEVQTWVSSIVEEIVTKYDVDAIQFDDYFYNETASSLLQDDATYQKYNTNFTTKADWRRNNTYSLVDTCHKKIAAVKADVLFGVSPAGVWRNKSDDPLGSDTQAGASNYDFAYADTRKWVIDGIIDYIAPQVYWPFAREVARYDAITQWWADTVSGTGTALYIGMALYKVGTASETEPDWTVEGGVPEITRQLDLNDSLTEVSGCMLFRHIFLRASQTQQVVDYLKLRWADV